One part of the Glycine soja cultivar W05 chromosome 11, ASM419377v2, whole genome shotgun sequence genome encodes these proteins:
- the LOC114377370 gene encoding aminopeptidase P1-like, which translates to MEDTLSALRSLMLSQSPPLDALVVPSEDYHQSEYVSARDKRREFVSGFTGSAGLALITKNEALLWTDGRYFLQAEQELSAQWKLMRIGEDPAVDIWMADNLPKEASIGVDPWCISIDTAQRWERAFAEKQQKLVPTSKNLVDEVWINRPQPQINAVIVHPLKFAGRSVADKLKDLRKKLVHEQARGIIFTALDEVAWLYNIRGSDVAYCPVVHAFAIVTSNSAFIYVDKRKVSVEVQAHLVENGIEIREYTAVSSDTTLLATDELDSVSTAKVALAETEVRKIPNETAKHANGEHQAEENSNDLIWADPGSCCYALYAKLNPDTVLLHQSPLALAKALKNSVELDGLKKAHIRDGAAVVQYLVWLDKKMQDILGASGYFLENDSVKKEKHLQSLKLTEVTVSDQLEGFRASKEHFRGLSFPTISSVGPNAAIIHYSPKAETCAELDPDKIYLFDSGAQYLDGTTDITRTVHFGKPSTHEKACYTAVLKGHIALGNARFPNGTNGHSLDILARIPLWKDGLDYRHGTGHGIGSYLNVHEGPHLISFRPQARNVPLQSSMTVTDEPGYYEDGEFGIRLENVLIVKEAGTNFNFGDRGYLSFEHITWAPYQTKLIDLNLLCPEEIDWLNSYHSTCRDILAPYLNEVENAWLKKATEPVGA; encoded by the exons ATGGAAGATACACTTTCTGCGTTGAGGTCTTTGATGCTTTCTCAGTCTCCACCGCTTGATGCCTTAGTTGTTCCTTCTGAAGATTATCACCAG AGCGAATATGTGTCCGCACGAGACAAGCGCCGCGAATTCGTTTCCGGCTTCACTGGAAGTGCCG GCTTGGCACTTATAACAAAGAATGAAGCACTGCTGTGGACGGATGGACGATATTTTTTGCAGGCTGAGCAAGAACTTAGTGCTCAGTGGAAGCTTATGCGTATTGGTGAAGATCCTGCTGTAGATATCTGGATGGCCGAT AATTTGCCAAAAGAGGCATCCATTGGGGTTGACCCTTGGTGCATTTCAATTGATACTGCTCAAAGATGGGAGCGTGCTTTTGCCGAAAAACAGCAAAAGCTGGTTCCAACCTCAAAAAATTTGGTGGATGAAGTTTGGATAAATCGCCCACAGCCACAGATTAATGCTGTTATCGTACATCCACTGAAATTTGCAGGTCGCTCTGTCGCAGACAAGTTGAAAGATTTGAGAAAAAAGCTTGTACATGAGCAAGCCCGCGGGATAATTTTCACAGCACTTGATGAA GTTGCATGGTTGTATAATATTCGTGGAAGTGATGTGGCCTACTGTCCTGTTGTTCATGCATTTGCTATTGTGACATCCAATTCTGCTTTCATTTATGTGGACAAACGAAAGGTTTCTGTTGAG GTACAAGCTCATTTAGTGGAGAATGGAATTGAAATTCGAGAGTATACAGCTGTAAGCTCTGATACGACATTGCTTGCAACTGATGAGCTTGATTCTGTATCTACCGCCAAGGTTGCTTTAGCTGAAACAGAGGTCAGAAAAATTCCCAATGAAACTGCTAAGCATGCAAATGGTGAACATCAAGCagaagaaaatagtaatgaCCTCATATGGGCTGATCCAGGTTCATGCTGTTATGCACTGTATGCAAAGTTGAACCCTGATACAGTTCTCTTGCATCAATCACCTTTGGCCCTTGCGAAAGCTTTAAAG AACTCGGTGGAATTGGACGGGTTAAAGAAGGCACATATTCGGGATGGTGCAGCGGTCGTGCAGTATCTTGTCTGGCTGGATAAGAAG ATGCAGGATATTTTGGGAGCTTCTGGTTACTTTTTGGAGAACGATTCTGTGAAAAAGGAGAAACATTT GCAGTCTTTGAAATTGACTGAGGTGACTGTAAGTGACCAGCTTGAAGGTTTTCGAGCATCAAAAGAG CATTTCAGAGGATTGAGTTTCCCCACTATTTCTTCAGTTGGCCCAAATGCAGCTATAATTCATTATTCTCCAAAGGCAGAAACATGTGCTGAACTTGATCCAgacaaaatttatctttttgatTCTGGAGCCCAG TATCTAGATGGAACAACAGATATTACACGAACAGTTCATTTTGGTAAACCTTCGACTCACGAAAAAGCGTGTTATACAGCA GTCCTAAAGGGTCACATTGCTCTTGGAAATGCTAGATTTCCCAATGGGACAAATG GGCATTCTCTTGATATTCTTGCTCGAATTCCTTTGTGGAAGGATGGTCTTGATTATCGACATGGTACTGGTCATGGAATTGGGTCCTATTTGAATGTTCATGAAG GACCTCACTTAATCAGTTTCAGACCACAGGCTCGAAATGTACCATTGCAATCTTCCATGACTGTTACAGATG AACCTGGTTACTATGAGGATGGAGAGTTTGGGATAAGATTGGAGAATGTGCTTATTGTCAAAGAGGCTGgtacaaatttcaattttggtgATAGAGGTTACTTATCTTTTGAACACATTACCTGG GCACCATATCAGACCAAGTTGATTGACCTGAACCTTCTATGTCCTGAGGAGATAGATTGGCTGAACTCGTATCACTCCACATGCAGAGATATTCTAGCGCCATATTTGAATGAAGTTGAAAATGCATGGCTGAAAAAAGCCACTGAACCCGTAGGTGCATGA
- the LOC114377372 gene encoding probable NAD(P)H dehydrogenase (quinone) FQR1-like 2: MGKGGGCVPSKKKPPPVADDAPAPTPPPISPPDNAHARKPDAPAQVAREAASSSSSLPGGARLKVFVVFYSMYGHVEGLAKRLKKGVDGVEGVEGVLYRVPETLPIEVLNQMRAPPKDDAIPEITAAELTAADGVLFGFPTRYGSMAAQMKAFFDSTGHLWKEQKLAGKPAGFFVSTGTQGGGQETTAWTAITQLVHHGMLFVPVGYTFGPGMFKMDDIRGGTPYGAGVFAGDGTREPSETEMALAEHQGKYMAIVVKKLAQS; encoded by the exons ATGGGGAAAGGAGGCGGCTGCGTTCCCAGCAAGAAGAAGCCCCCGCCGGTCGCCGACGATGCTCCCGCTCCCACGCCGCCGCCGATCTCGCCTCCGGATAACGCCCACGCCCGCAAACCCGACGCTCCAGCGCAAGTAGCGCGTGAAGCAgcgtcgtcgtcgtcgtcgcTTCCGGGCGGTGCGAGATTGAAGGTCTTCGTCGTGTTCTATTCGATGTACGGACACGTGGAGGGGCTGGCAAAAAGGTTGAAGAAAGGCGTGGACGGTGTGGAGGGTGTGGAAGGGGTTCTGTATAGGGTTCCGGAGACATTGCCGATTGAGGTGCTGAATCAGATGAGGGCGCCGCCCAAGGACGACGCCATACCGGAGATTACGGCGGCGGAGTTAACTGCCGCCGATGGGGTCTTGTTCGGGTTTCCGACGAGGTACGGGTCGATGGCGGCGCAAATGAAGGCTTTCTTTGACTCCACGGGGCATTTGTGGAAGGAGCAGAAGCTTGCGGGGAAACCCGCTGGGTTCTTTGTTAGCACTGGAACTCAAGGAGGAGGCCAAGAAACTACTGc TTGGACGGCAATCACTCAGCTGGTGCATCATGGAATGCTTTTTGTTCCTGTTGGATATACATTTGGACCCGGAATGTTCAAGATGGATGACATTAGAGGTGGTACTCCATATGGTGCAGGAGTGTTTGCCGGTGACGGCACAAGAGAGCCAAGTGAAACAGAGATGGCTCTTGCAGAGCATCAGGGCAAGTATATGGCTATTGTAGTTAAGAAGCTCGCCCAGTCATGA